Proteins encoded in a region of the Desulfonatronovibrio magnus genome:
- a CDS encoding HepT-like ribonuclease domain-containing protein: MSKRSEKAYLLDIQEAIKRTLSYISGLDYSLFARDYKTQDAVIRNLEIIGEATKSLSTDTRLRYSDVPWKSMAGIRDKLIHDYFGVNIDIIWYVCIDELPKVAVSIEKILQSDQNN; this comes from the coding sequence CGGAAAAAGCATATCTTCTGGATATTCAGGAGGCCATCAAAAGGACATTGAGCTATATTTCCGGCTTAGATTACTCTTTATTTGCCAGGGACTATAAAACCCAGGATGCTGTTATACGCAATCTGGAAATCATTGGTGAGGCAACCAAAAGCCTTAGCACAGACACACGCTTGCGCTATAGCGATGTACCCTGGAAAAGTATGGCTGGCATCAGAGATAAACTTATTCACGACTATTTTGGAGTGAACATTGATATCATTTGGTATGTATGTATTGACGAGCTGCCAAAAGTTGCTGTTTCCATAGAAAAAATTCTGCAAAGTGATCAAAATAATTGA